In Atopobium sp. oral taxon 416, the genomic stretch CTTCTCAGCAATCTTCGGAACGTTGACACTCAACATACCATCTGCAAGTCTCGCGCTCAAACCCTCATTTGCAGCATCCTTCAGATAGACGCCACGGCTTGCATGAAGCTCTGAGGTCTCCTTCTGCAGATAGTTCTTATTCTTCTCTTCGTCAGATTCTTTCTTGTCTACCGTGATGGAGAGACGGCCCTCATTGAGCTCGACGTCGATATCTTCCTTCTTCACACCCGGAAGATGAGCGGTCACAACGTACTTGTCAGCGGCATCCTCAACATCCATCTTGAAAGCGTCACTGTTATCGATCGTCAGAAACGGCTCCATGAAGTCGTCAAATGCGTTGAACGGCCAAACTCTACGAAGTGCCTTCTCATAATCGCTGTACGGAACCATCCTCGCCATAGTTACCAACTCCTCTACGTTTACGAGATTGGACGCCCTTCTTTCTTTTTGGCATCCTCTGGTTTCACATATATATGTATCCCGGCTTAGTCTTTATATACATATTTTTATAAAATTTTCTGAGTGCTTATAACTAAATATATCTAAGCGTGTCTATATAAGATCTTCTATTTCTTTGCCTTGTTATTGCTTGAGGGCGGCATGATCCAGAACTTCAGGAGCGGGAAGCTGACGATCACCGCGAGCAGGGTATTGATGACCGAGGCAATCGTACCAGAGAGCCCGGCGCCCAAACCCCAGGTGACTTCGCAGAAGTTAGTGATGTAGCCCGGCAGGATCAGATTTACGACGACGATGATGACAGCTAAGACCGCATACTTCGGCGCCGCCTCCCCAAAGGTCGCATCAGACTTAAAGACCCACTTCATCTGGACAAAGAAGTTCACGACCTGCGCCAGTACCTCGGCGATCAAAAACGTGATAAAGCCACCCAACCCGTGGGAGCCGGGAGATGTGTAGTTGAAGATCAGGAAGGAAAAGGGTGCTGTGAGCCCTAAGGTATCGATAAAGAAATAGG encodes the following:
- a CDS encoding Hsp20/alpha crystallin family protein, giving the protein MARMVPYSDYEKALRRVWPFNAFDDFMEPFLTIDNSDAFKMDVEDAADKYVVTAHLPGVKKEDIDVELNEGRLSITVDKKESDEEKNKNYLQKETSELHASRGVYLKDAANEGLSARLADGMLSVNVPKIAEKQNNATKITIE
- a CDS encoding GtrA family protein; translation: MKENLVSFADWTQEHEGLWEFIKFNVLSNISTITRFVCTWVGTYFFIDTLGLTAPFSFLIFNYTSPGSHGLGGFITFLIAEVLAQVVNFFVQMKWVFKSDATFGEAAPKYAVLAVIIVVVNLILPGYITNFCEVTWGLGAGLSGTIASVINTLLAVIVSFPLLKFWIMPPSSNNKAKK